The DNA region TACGGAACACGCCCGCCTCATGCGCGACTTGCAGGGGTGCCTTCCGATCTTGTCCTGATTCCGAGGGCCTTCGGTCCGAGGGAGGCGCCGTACCGGCGCGCGGATCAACTCAGCGAATGCGCGGGGATTTCGTCGAGCAGCTTCGCCTGATGGGCGAGTTCTTTGTAGTACTGGTAGGTTTCGACCTGGGCCTGGTGCGATCCGGCGCCGTTCACGACGTACTTGTTCGACTGAAACTCGTCGAGCTCGCGCGCTTTGAAGGTGTCGGCGACCTGCAACGCCACGACGTCGACGATTTCCTGCATGAGGTGCGGGTCGTATACAGGAAACGCGACCTCGACGCGCCAGTCGAGGTTGCGTTCCATCAGGTCGGACGAACTCATGTACACGCGGCGGTCCTCGCCGCGGCCAAAGATGAAAATCCGCTGGTGTTCGAGGAACCGGTCCAAGATCGAGATTGCGCGAATGTTGGGGTGAGGCAGCATGGCGTAGGTCGTGCGCACGATCAGGTGCATCTGCACCCCGGCGTCCGCGGCTTCGCGAATCTTCTCGATAATCTTTAGGTCGGTTAGGTGATTGACCTTTAGGCAGATGTACCCGTCAGGCCCCTTCGCTTTTTCCCGCGCGATGAGTTTCGTCAGCATCTTGCGCGTCGTAAACGGCGACACCATCAAATGCTTGAACTTCGGTTCGGCCACGGTGTGCATTTTCGACGCCCGGTCGAGGAAGGCGAAGACTTCCTCCGCTTCGGCGGTCAGCCGCTTGTCCGCGGTGAAGAGCATGCAATCGACGTAAAGCCGTCCGGTCGCCTCGTTGAAATTGCCCGTGGAGTACCCCGCGATCGCGCCGCCCTTGCGCTTGATGAGGAGCAATTTCGCGTGCGTCTTCATCGGAGGCAGACCGTATGCGACCTGCGCGCCGAGTTCGGTAAGGAACTCGGAAATCTTGATGTTGTTCTGCTCGTCGAACCGCGCCTGCAACTCGATCGAAACGAAGATGCGTTTGCCGTTCCGCGCGGCGTTCGCCAGCGCGTTCACGATTTGCGAACGCGTGGCCGCGCGGTACATTGTCATGCGGATTTCCTCGACCTTCGGATCGATCGCCGCCTCGCGCAACAGCCGGACGACGTGATCGAACGACTGGTACGGGTACGTCACGAGCACGTCCTGTTTGCGGATAATGTCTATCATGGGCGTGCGTACGTTCGCATCGAGGATCGGGTGCGGCACGGGATCGAGCTTCGGGTACGCGAGGTCCGGGCGCGAACATGGGAACTTTATCAGGTCCTTCATGTTGTGGTAGCGCCCGCCGGGAATGAGCGTGTCGTCCTTGATAATTCGCAGTTCTTTTTGCAGCAGCTTCAGCAGGCCGGACGGCATTGTCGCGTCGTACACGAGCCGCGTCGGGCGGCCGCCCTTGCGCTGCTTGAGCACGCGCTCCATCTTGCGCACGTAGCCCTCGGAGAAATCGTTGTCGATGTCGAGTTCCGCGTCGCGCGAAATCTTGAACTCGAACGCTTCGATGCGGCTGTACTCGAAGATGTAGAACACCCGATCGAGACAATAGCGGATGACGTCGTCGACGTACATGATGTTGCCGTTGGGCAACTGCACGAAACGCGGGGCCTCGGGCGGAATCTCGAGAACGGCGTACCGAGTCTTTTCGCCCCACATCTTGATCGCGAAGTAGACTGCGCCGTCCTTCAACGCGGGAAACGGTTGGTCTTCGCGGATGAGGATGGGCACGACGAACGGCAGCACGTTCGCGCAGAAATAGTCGGTGACCCACTCTTTCAGTTGGTCCGATTGGCCGGCGAGGTCGGTCTCGGTGAGAAGCTTGATCCCTTCGGCTTCGAGGCCCGAAATGATCTCGGCGTACGCCTGGCGGAACCGCTCGTCCAACTCGCGCGTCTTGTCGCCGATGATTTCGAGCACATCGGCCATTCCTTTCTTTCCCATCTCGAGCCGGCGGTGGATGCTCGCGACGCGCACCTTGAAGAACTCGTCCATGTTCGACGAGAAGATGCCGAGGAACTTCAGGCGCTCCATGAGCGGGCTTCGCTTGTCCTCCGCTTCCTGCAAAACGCGCTCGTTAAACGAAAGCGTGGAGATTTCGCGAATCTGGAAAAGGTTATTCATGGGCACTTCACTATAAGAAATGACTGCGCCGCCGCGCAACGGCCGTGGCGCGTGGCGCCGCGCAGGGGACCTAACAGTGAATTGTGAGAATCGGCGTCAGGACGCAGTGTCGACGTAACGGCCCAGAAATTCGGCTACGTCCACCGGCCGGCCGGTGTGGGCCGATTCGATCGAGGCGAACAGCAGCGCTGCGCAATGGATGTTGTCGTCAAGAGTATTCTCCGGCGCCGGGCCGCCCCCAAGCCACCGCACGTAAAGCTCCGCCAGCCATGCATTTTTCCACGCGGGCTGTTCCGCGAGCGGAACCGATACCGATGCCGGCGCTTCCCAGGGTCCCCCGCGAAGCACGCGAAGGGCGCGCGCGTCGAGTTCCAGCGTGCCGTCGCGGCATTCCGCGCGGATGTAATCGTTCTCCCAGCCGTTCATCGTGCTCGCGTTGGCTTTCGCGCCTTCGTAGAAACAGCGGACGCCGTTCTCCATTTCGATCGTGACAAGGGCAGTCGAGTCGCCGGCGTATTCGCCCCACGGCGGGTTCCACGCGACGGTGTACACGCGGCGCGCGTTCGACGCCGCGAGCGCGCGAAGGCAATCGAAGTGGTGTACGGCGCCTTCGACGAGCAGCGGGTCGGGAATTTGATGGCGAAATGCGGCGCCCCAACTGCCGAACGCGCGGCAATTGTGCGTGAACCGGTGAACAACATAATTGAGTGGGCCGTACGCGCCGCTCTTCACAGCGCGTTCGATCGTTTGCTTGTCCTGATCGAAGCGGTGGCTCATGGTCACCGCCATCTTCAGTCCCGCGGAGCGCACCTTGTTGTAGATTCGCGCGCAGGCCTCCATCGTATCGGCGATGGGTTTTTCGCTGAGGATGTGGCAGCCGTGACGGACCGCGGAGTCCACGACCGATTCGTGGTGCGCGGGAGGTACGACAATAATCACGAAGTCCGGCCTGGTTTGGGCCAAGGCCGTTTCCGGATCGGTGAATAGTTGCGCGTCGTCGAGACCGAGCGATTCCTTGGCGAGCATGAGCGCCTCGCGATGAATGTCCACCGCACCCACTGCGCAGGCCAGTCCGAGTTCGCGCAGGCGCGGCAGCACTTCCGTGCGCCAGTGTGCGCCCCAGCCGCCAACGCCGACGAGCACGTATCGCAACGGATCGCTCACGCGGGGAAGTCCTCGGGCAACGGCATACACGGAACAGCATGGCCCTTCGCCTTTTCATCGTCGCGGTGCAAGTGACCGATTCGCCCGCCGGGCGGCGTTGCGTCCTCGAACCAGAACCCCTCGAGGTCGTCGTACACTTCGATCACGTCATGCTCGTCGCCCGCTTTGGTGCAGAGGATGTCCCCGCGCTTCAGGTAGTAGGTGTTCCCCTCGGACAGCACCTTTGCCTTGCCCGCGAAAATGAGCCAATACTCGTCGCAGTCGTGGTAGTGGCAATCGAATGTGCCGCCCGTTGCAGGCACGCGAAAGATTCCCGCGCTGGTAACGCGGGACCAGTCCGGGCGGTTGCCCGCGCCCATTTCGTTTTCGGTCGTGCGAATTACGGGCATGATCCCCTCCAAATTTTTCGCGGTAGCACGCTAGAGCGCTTCAAAAGCACGTCCTCCGCCTTTCCGTGTCGCGCTCGTGCGTCGTCATCGTACTCGCACTTTGACGCTCGATTACGAATGACGAGCACGGGCAGGAGCACGAAATCATGCTGAGTCAATTCGTCGTTTCGAAAGCGTACCGCGCCTCGCGAATTGCATTAGTTCAACCGCGCTTTGAACACCGAAGTCGCCGTGCCGAACAGCCACGTGCCCGGCGCGGGTTCTGTCGTGAACCGCGCATCGACGGCGGT from Candidatus Hydrogenedentota bacterium includes:
- a CDS encoding Gfo/Idh/MocA family oxidoreductase gives rise to the protein MSDPLRYVLVGVGGWGAHWRTEVLPRLRELGLACAVGAVDIHREALMLAKESLGLDDAQLFTDPETALAQTRPDFVIIVVPPAHHESVVDSAVRHGCHILSEKPIADTMEACARIYNKVRSAGLKMAVTMSHRFDQDKQTIERAVKSGAYGPLNYVVHRFTHNCRAFGSWGAAFRHQIPDPLLVEGAVHHFDCLRALAASNARRVYTVAWNPPWGEYAGDSTALVTIEMENGVRCFYEGAKANASTMNGWENDYIRAECRDGTLELDARALRVLRGGPWEAPASVSVPLAEQPAWKNAWLAELYVRWLGGGPAPENTLDDNIHCAALLFASIESAHTGRPVDVAEFLGRYVDTAS
- a CDS encoding cupin domain-containing protein; this encodes MPVIRTTENEMGAGNRPDWSRVTSAGIFRVPATGGTFDCHYHDCDEYWLIFAGKAKVLSEGNTYYLKRGDILCTKAGDEHDVIEVYDDLEGFWFEDATPPGGRIGHLHRDDEKAKGHAVPCMPLPEDFPA
- the ppk1 gene encoding polyphosphate kinase 1 — encoded protein: MNNLFQIREISTLSFNERVLQEAEDKRSPLMERLKFLGIFSSNMDEFFKVRVASIHRRLEMGKKGMADVLEIIGDKTRELDERFRQAYAEIISGLEAEGIKLLTETDLAGQSDQLKEWVTDYFCANVLPFVVPILIREDQPFPALKDGAVYFAIKMWGEKTRYAVLEIPPEAPRFVQLPNGNIMYVDDVIRYCLDRVFYIFEYSRIEAFEFKISRDAELDIDNDFSEGYVRKMERVLKQRKGGRPTRLVYDATMPSGLLKLLQKELRIIKDDTLIPGGRYHNMKDLIKFPCSRPDLAYPKLDPVPHPILDANVRTPMIDIIRKQDVLVTYPYQSFDHVVRLLREAAIDPKVEEIRMTMYRAATRSQIVNALANAARNGKRIFVSIELQARFDEQNNIKISEFLTELGAQVAYGLPPMKTHAKLLLIKRKGGAIAGYSTGNFNEATGRLYVDCMLFTADKRLTAEAEEVFAFLDRASKMHTVAEPKFKHLMVSPFTTRKMLTKLIAREKAKGPDGYICLKVNHLTDLKIIEKIREAADAGVQMHLIVRTTYAMLPHPNIRAISILDRFLEHQRIFIFGRGEDRRVYMSSSDLMERNLDWRVEVAFPVYDPHLMQEIVDVVALQVADTFKARELDEFQSNKYVVNGAGSHQAQVETYQYYKELAHQAKLLDEIPAHSLS